The sequence TGGACCTGACAAAAACGCCGGTATTCGATAATGCCCAACATATCGCCAGTACCCGGCGACTGGCTGCTGACAAAGGCGTAAAAATTATTAATCTAGGGGCCTCTACCCAACTTCATCATGCCGATCCGGTTACTCGCCAACGGCATTTAGACGAAGCGAAGCGATTCATTACACTAGCTGATGAGTTGCAATGTCCCTTTGTGCGGGTTTTCCCGGATGCGTTGCCCAAGGATCAGGAGCGTAGTGCAACGCTCGATCGAATTACGAAGGGCCTGATCGAATTGGCCGACTATGCGAAGGGAAGCGGGGTAAGTATATTGCTCGAAACTCATGGCGATGGCGTTCAGACCGACGAGCTGGTCAGCATGATGAACGGGGCTAAATCGCCAAAAGTCGGGTTAATCTGGGATGTGTTTAACATGTGGTCGGTGACCAAAGAATCGCCCGCCGATGTATACAAAAAGCTAAAACCTTATATTCGGCACACGCACATCAAAGACGCCAAATTGATTGATGGAAAATTCCATTACACCCCGCTGGGCCAGGGCGAAACACCTATTTTTGATGCGATTGCTGCGTTAGCGAATGGGGGCTATACTGGCTATTATAGTTTCGAGTGGGAGAAAACCTGGCACCCTGATCTCGAAGAACCAGAAGTTGTTTTTCCGCACTATCCGAAAGCGTTTAAGGAGTTTTATTTTTCGGACAAGATGGCTAAACAGAGCAAGTAAGGTAGGATATCAATTAGTAAATAAGTCATCAATTATAGACTATAACTAAAAATATGTGTGCCATTTAACAACTTTTAAGTCTCACAACTACTTGTTTATACGTAATTTGTGAAGATTTTTTGTTACCAATTCATGAAGAAACTCCTTATCAGCGCGTCGATCTGCCTGCTTTCTGTAGCAGCTTTGGCGCAGGAAACGCAGTGGTATCTGCGTGATAAAACCGATAGCACAGCAGGTATCAGCGTTGAGCGCACCTACCGCGAACTCCTCAAAGATCGTAAAGCTACGCCCGTAGTGGTCGCTGTGATCGATGGCGGCATCGACACAACCCATGAAGACCTGAAGCGAGTGCTTTGGATCAACCCCAAAGAAGTTGCCGGTAACGGTAAAGATGATGATAAAAACGGCTACGTTGACGATGTTCATGGCTGGAACTTCATTGGTGGGAAAGATGGCCGTAATGTTAGCTATGAAACGGCCGAAGTAACCCGGCTCTATGCTCAGCTTAAGCCAAAGTATGATGGCAAAACCCGATCTTCCTTAAAGCCGGACCAGCAAAAAGAATACGATCTATACGTAAAAACAAAAGCTGAAGTCGAAAAAAATCAGGCTCAGTACAAGGCGCAATACCAAGGGATTAGTCAGTTTTATGAACAGTATACAGCAGCCGTCACTGCCTTGAAAAAAGCGTTGAACGTAACAAAGCTGGATACGATCACACTACGAAAAGCTGCCGATACGATTACGAATGCGGCCCTGAAACGCCCTTTGATGGGTGTGTTGCGTCTATTGAACCAACAGGGGGCTGCCGACGCCGACGTGGTGACGAATGAACTTGAAAAGGCAAATGAGCAACTGAAGTCCCGCGCCGAATACAACTATAATCCTGACTTCGACAGCCGGGCCATTGTGGGTGACAATCCAAACGATCTGACACAGCGCGATTATGGCAATTCGGACATCGCTGGTCCTCGGGCCGATCATGGCACCCACGTTGCCGGTATCATTGGGGCCGATCGCACCAACAAATTAGGGGTGATGGGTATCGCTGATGCCGTTCAGATTATGGGTGTTCGGGCCGTTCCCGATGGCGATGAGCGCGATAAAGACATTGCCAATGCCATTCGCTATGCTGTGGATAACGGCGCGCAGATTATCAATATGAGTTTTGGTAAGGATTATTCGCCCCAGCGAAAAGTTGTTGAAGATGCTGAACGCTATGCGCTTTCGAAGGGCGTGCTCATGATTCATGCGGCTGGCAATGACGGTAAGGATATCGATACGGCCGCCAATTATCCGGCTCCCCGGTTTATCGATGGGTCGTCTATTCCGAATGTTATTACGGTAGGAGCGAGTGCCGAACCGAACAATGCCGATCTGGTTGCCAGCTTCTCCAACTACGGCAAACAGACTGTAGACGTTTTTGCGCCGGGTAAAGACATTTATTCGACGGTGCCGGGCAGTAAATACGAAAACAACAGCGGTACGAGCATGGCTTCGCCAGTGGTAGCGGGTGTGGCTGCGGTATTGAAATCGTATTTCCCGAAACTGACCTATGCCGATATCAAGCGAATTATCGTACAGTCGGCAACGCCTTACAAAACGAAAGTCCACAAGCCTGAATCGACCGACACGGTTGATTTTGCCAGTTTATCGAAAACAGGCGGGATCGTGAATCTCTACGATGCGGTCAAATTGGCATTGTCGCAAGAAGGCGGTTCGAGCAAAGGAAATTAAGTCGCGCAATTTTATAAAAGACGGCCAGCTATCGCTCTGTCGCGATAGCTGGCCGTTTGTTTTCGAATTTAATAGTAGTAATCTAAACAACAAGCTAGTTTCTAATAGCTTGTTGTTTATGATTTTTGTGCCTTATCAAAATTTCTTTAGCTGTATCGAGTAGTAATCGCATCACATATAAAATTACTCAGATCGTCAATTGGCTCATTGAAGTTGGCAGGAATTGACCCATGCCCAGCTAAAGAACCAGCTTTATGTGTTTTTTTAAAGAAAATACCTCCTGTTCCAAAAAAGTCACGATCACCTTTGTTCGTTTCTGAACCGGGGGCGTTTCATCCCAAATTATCTGCCCGTTTTCGTAAGTTCCCTGAATTGCAGTTAACATGGCTAAGCCGTTTTATATCAAGACAACAAAGTCTCCAGGATTGCAGTTTGTCTAACTTAAAAACTACCATATAGTGTTTGTGTCACCAATACTACAATTGTACTGAATTTATAGAGTCGACCTAAATATAGAGCCGTTTACTGTCTAAAACCTGTTGACTTTCGGGAAACTACCCCTGCCTGTTTTACGTTGTTCTTTAGAATAAGCCAATCCAACGTGACAGAAGAAAAAGCAACCGAGCTTCGGCCCGGACTTACCGATATTGACCTGACGGGTTACGACCAGATAGAAGTCCTCGGAGCCCGCGAACACAACCTGAAAAATATTGATGTCACGATTCCCCGCAACAAGCTGGTGGTCGTGACGGGTATCAGCGGCAGCGGCAAATCGTCGCTGGCTTTTGATACGATCTATGCCGAAGGCCAAAGGCGTTACATGGAAAGTTTTTCGGCTTATGCCCGTTCGTTTATTGGCGATATGGAGCGGCCTGATGTAGACAAAATCAACGGGCTGAGTCCGGTGATTTCCATCGAACAGAAAACTACCTCCAAAAACCCCCGTTCAACGGTTGGGACCACGACCGAAATTTATGACTTTCTGCGTCTGTTCTACGCCCGCGCTGGTGAAGCATTTTCTTATGTGACGGGCCGGAAAATGGAACGGCAGTCGCAGGACCAGATTATTGATACCATTCTGGAACAATATGCTGGCCAAAAACTGACCTTGCTGGCCCCAATCATTAAAGGTCGGAAAGGGCACTATCGCGAACTTTTTGTCCAGATTGCCAAGACGGGCTATACCAAAGTTCGTGTTGATGGCGTCGTGCAGGATATTGCGCCGAAGATGCAGTTGGATCGCTACAAAATCCACGACATCGAAATCGTGATTGATCGACTGGTGCCGAAAACCGAAGATCGGTACCGGTTGAGCCAGTCGATTCAAACGGCACTAAAACAGGGAAAAGGGGCCATGCAGATGCTGGATGGTGCGGGGCAACTGGTCTATTTCTCGCAGAATCTGATGGACCCGGAATCGGGTATCAGTTATGATGAGCCTTCACCGAACTCGTTTTCGTTCAACTCACCCTACGGAGCCTGTCCGGTTTGCAATGGTCTTGGGGTGGTTGAAGAAATTACAGAAGAGTCAGTTATTCCAGATAAATCATTGAGTATTAGTCGGGGAGCTATTGCGCCTTTGGGTGAGTACCGTGAGTTGTGGATTTTCAAGGAAATCGAAGCCATTCTGAAAAAGTACAAACTCAACCTCACGACGCCCGTTATTAAGTTTCCTGAAGACCTGCTCCATGCACTGATGTATGGCACGGAAGACGAAGCTGCTATACCTTCGAAAAAGGATACCGGCCGGGCCGACACTCGTGAAGACTATTACAGCTTTAAGTTTGAGGGAATTGTTAATTTTCTGAAACGCCAGCAGGAGAACAGTACAGATAAAATTCAGGAGTGGCTTAAAGATTTTATGGTCGTAAAGAGCTGTCCTGAGTGCGACGGTGCACGATTGAAAAAAGAGTCACTGTATTTCAGGATCGACCAGAAAAATATATCCGAACTGGCCCGTATGGACATTTCGGAACTGACCGCCTGGTTCGATGGACTGGAAAGTCGCCTTAGCGATCGTCAGAATACAATCGCTAAGGAAATATTGAAAGAGATTCGGAAGCGAATCGGTTTCCTGCTCGATATTGGTCTTGATTATCTTACGCTCGACCGGCCGCTACGTACGCTTTCGGGGGGCGAAGCGCAGCGTATTCGTCTGGCAACGCAGATTGGAACACAACTGGTGGGCGTGCTCTACATTATGGACGAGCCAAGTATCGGGCTGCACCAGCGCGATAACGTTAAACTGATCGATTCGCTGAAGAATCTGCGCGATCTGGGCAATACAGTGCTGGTTGTTGAGCACGATAAAGACATGATGCTCGAGTCTGACTTTATACTCGATATTGGCCCCGGCGCTGGCCGTCATGGCGGTCAGGTGGTTGGTATCGGTACGCCCGCTGAATTCATTCGAAACGGTGGCACAACCGCCGATTATTTAAGCGGCCGCCGGAACATCGAAGTGCCGTCCGAACGCCGTAAGGGGAACGGTAAGTTTCTGATAATCAAGAACGCAACAGGAAATAATCTCAAAAACGTAACGCTCAAACTGCCACTTGGCCGGATGGTTACCATCACGGGTGTGTCGGGTAGTGGTAAATCGTCGCTGATTCACGAAACACTGTTTCCGGTTTTGAATCGCCATTTCTATAAATCGAAGCGCGAACCACTGCCGTTCAAATCGGTAGAGGGCCTGGAATATCTTGACAAGGTTATCGAAGTAGATCAATCGCCAATCGGTCGGACACCTCGCTCGAATCCAGCGACTTATACCGGGATGTTCTCTGAAATCCGGACGTTATTTGCCGAACTCCCTGAAGCGAAAATCAGAGGTTATAAACCCGGTCGGTTCTCGTTCAACGTGAAAGGCGGTCGTTGTGAAGATTGCGAGGGAGCGGGTATGAAGAAAATAGAAATGGAATTTCTGCCCGATGTGCATGTCATGTGCGAAACCTGCAAAGGCAAACGATTCAATCGTGAAACGCTTGAAGTGCGGTTTAAGGGTAAATCCATTGCCGATGTGCTCGATATGACGGTTGAGCAGGCACTTGATTTCTTCGCCAGTCAGCCGAAAATTCTGCGTAAAGTAACGACACTGAACGATGTAGGGCTGGGTTACATCACGCTTGGTCAACATGCTACTACCTTATCGGGCGGTGAAGCGCAGCGTGTAAAGCTCGCCGAAGAGTTGTCCAAAAAAGATACGGGCAAAACGCTATACATTCTGGACGAACCGACCACCGGGCTGCACTTTCAGGATATTGCGCACCTGCTCGATGTGTTGAATAAACTCGCCGACAAAGGCAATACAGTACTGATCATCGAACATAATCTGGACGTGATCAAAGTTTCCGATCACCTCATTGATCTTGGTCCCGAAGGCGGAAATAAAGGGGGCAACATCATTGCCGAAGGAACGCCCGAAAAGGTAGCCGAAGTGAAAGGAAGCTATACCGGGAAGTTTTTGAAAATGGAGTTGGCGGGATAGGAAG comes from Spirosoma aureum and encodes:
- a CDS encoding sugar phosphate isomerase/epimerase family protein, with protein sequence MNELNRRTFLQSTIGLLATVGTATALSPGRQKPLLAFSTLGCPKWSLATSLEAAAKNGYDAIEIRGLQGEMDLTKTPVFDNAQHIASTRRLAADKGVKIINLGASTQLHHADPVTRQRHLDEAKRFITLADELQCPFVRVFPDALPKDQERSATLDRITKGLIELADYAKGSGVSILLETHGDGVQTDELVSMMNGAKSPKVGLIWDVFNMWSVTKESPADVYKKLKPYIRHTHIKDAKLIDGKFHYTPLGQGETPIFDAIAALANGGYTGYYSFEWEKTWHPDLEEPEVVFPHYPKAFKEFYFSDKMAKQSK
- a CDS encoding S8 family peptidase yields the protein MKKLLISASICLLSVAALAQETQWYLRDKTDSTAGISVERTYRELLKDRKATPVVVAVIDGGIDTTHEDLKRVLWINPKEVAGNGKDDDKNGYVDDVHGWNFIGGKDGRNVSYETAEVTRLYAQLKPKYDGKTRSSLKPDQQKEYDLYVKTKAEVEKNQAQYKAQYQGISQFYEQYTAAVTALKKALNVTKLDTITLRKAADTITNAALKRPLMGVLRLLNQQGAADADVVTNELEKANEQLKSRAEYNYNPDFDSRAIVGDNPNDLTQRDYGNSDIAGPRADHGTHVAGIIGADRTNKLGVMGIADAVQIMGVRAVPDGDERDKDIANAIRYAVDNGAQIINMSFGKDYSPQRKVVEDAERYALSKGVLMIHAAGNDGKDIDTAANYPAPRFIDGSSIPNVITVGASAEPNNADLVASFSNYGKQTVDVFAPGKDIYSTVPGSKYENNSGTSMASPVVAGVAAVLKSYFPKLTYADIKRIIVQSATPYKTKVHKPESTDTVDFASLSKTGGIVNLYDAVKLALSQEGGSSKGN
- the uvrA gene encoding excinuclease ABC subunit UvrA; this encodes MTEEKATELRPGLTDIDLTGYDQIEVLGAREHNLKNIDVTIPRNKLVVVTGISGSGKSSLAFDTIYAEGQRRYMESFSAYARSFIGDMERPDVDKINGLSPVISIEQKTTSKNPRSTVGTTTEIYDFLRLFYARAGEAFSYVTGRKMERQSQDQIIDTILEQYAGQKLTLLAPIIKGRKGHYRELFVQIAKTGYTKVRVDGVVQDIAPKMQLDRYKIHDIEIVIDRLVPKTEDRYRLSQSIQTALKQGKGAMQMLDGAGQLVYFSQNLMDPESGISYDEPSPNSFSFNSPYGACPVCNGLGVVEEITEESVIPDKSLSISRGAIAPLGEYRELWIFKEIEAILKKYKLNLTTPVIKFPEDLLHALMYGTEDEAAIPSKKDTGRADTREDYYSFKFEGIVNFLKRQQENSTDKIQEWLKDFMVVKSCPECDGARLKKESLYFRIDQKNISELARMDISELTAWFDGLESRLSDRQNTIAKEILKEIRKRIGFLLDIGLDYLTLDRPLRTLSGGEAQRIRLATQIGTQLVGVLYIMDEPSIGLHQRDNVKLIDSLKNLRDLGNTVLVVEHDKDMMLESDFILDIGPGAGRHGGQVVGIGTPAEFIRNGGTTADYLSGRRNIEVPSERRKGNGKFLIIKNATGNNLKNVTLKLPLGRMVTITGVSGSGKSSLIHETLFPVLNRHFYKSKREPLPFKSVEGLEYLDKVIEVDQSPIGRTPRSNPATYTGMFSEIRTLFAELPEAKIRGYKPGRFSFNVKGGRCEDCEGAGMKKIEMEFLPDVHVMCETCKGKRFNRETLEVRFKGKSIADVLDMTVEQALDFFASQPKILRKVTTLNDVGLGYITLGQHATTLSGGEAQRVKLAEELSKKDTGKTLYILDEPTTGLHFQDIAHLLDVLNKLADKGNTVLIIEHNLDVIKVSDHLIDLGPEGGNKGGNIIAEGTPEKVAEVKGSYTGKFLKMELAG